A section of the Chloroflexota bacterium genome encodes:
- a CDS encoding DNA gyrase subunit B, whose translation MSPTATNRNKYTAAQIRALKGLEPVRQRPAMYIGDTSLTGLHHCVYEVVDNSVDEVMAGHGNAISVDLTADGYCEVADNGRGIPVDRHRDEGVSALEVVMTNLHAGGKFDADAYKVSGGLHGVGVSVVNALSEHLEVRVSRNRREYFQEYFRGIPKYRVRPRGKIQDKNVTGTRVRFKPDGEIFCDESGDPIGFEFDILAERLRQLAFLVPGMEVNLTDQRSGRHATFYFQGGIRSYVARTARRLKPVISDPIFLSDSINDVRVEVALQYTRAAREQVTAFANTVHTIDGGTHLSGFRSALTSCINRQGREMGLLKENDSNLTGDDVREGLVAAISVFLPEPQFESQTKVRLNNPEVAGLVQSVTNAALAQHLHENPSDARAIVVRSIESARARVAAQRARDMVRRKGAFDSLALSGKLADCQDRDPSRTELFIVEGDSAGGNAKQGRDRIFQAVLPLRGKILNVEKARIDKMLENQAICDLIAAIGTGVGESYDASKLRYHRVIIMTDADVDGAHIRSLLLTFFFRYMPQLIEDGHLFIALPPLFRVTRGRKTRYVYSEVERDAVIEEFGGKVTLQRYKGLGEMNPDQLWDTTINPVGRTLLKVRTQDFDLAEDLVSRLMGPEVAPRQEYILEHAREVRNLDV comes from the coding sequence TTGTCGCCGACCGCAACTAACCGCAACAAGTACACCGCCGCCCAGATCCGGGCCCTCAAGGGGCTGGAGCCGGTCCGCCAGCGCCCCGCCATGTACATCGGCGACACGTCTCTGACCGGACTGCACCATTGCGTGTACGAGGTGGTCGACAACAGCGTCGACGAGGTCATGGCCGGGCACGGCAACGCGATTTCGGTGGACCTGACCGCCGACGGGTACTGCGAGGTTGCCGACAACGGTCGCGGCATTCCGGTGGACCGGCACCGCGACGAAGGCGTCTCGGCCTTGGAAGTGGTAATGACCAACCTGCACGCCGGGGGCAAATTCGACGCCGACGCCTACAAGGTCTCCGGCGGACTGCACGGTGTCGGGGTTTCGGTCGTGAACGCCCTCTCCGAGCATCTCGAGGTCCGAGTTTCGCGCAACCGGCGCGAGTACTTTCAGGAGTACTTCCGCGGCATCCCGAAGTATCGCGTGCGCCCGCGCGGGAAGATCCAGGACAAAAACGTCACGGGAACCCGCGTCCGATTCAAGCCCGACGGCGAGATATTCTGCGACGAATCCGGCGACCCGATCGGTTTTGAATTCGACATCCTGGCCGAACGCCTGCGCCAGCTGGCGTTCCTGGTGCCAGGGATGGAAGTGAACCTGACCGATCAGCGCAGCGGGCGCCACGCGACCTTTTACTTCCAGGGCGGCATCAGGTCCTACGTCGCCAGGACCGCGCGGAGACTGAAGCCGGTCATCTCCGATCCGATCTTTCTGAGCGATTCGATCAACGACGTGCGCGTCGAGGTCGCGCTCCAGTACACCCGCGCCGCGCGCGAGCAGGTGACCGCGTTCGCCAACACCGTCCACACCATTGACGGTGGAACCCACCTGTCCGGCTTCCGCTCCGCGCTTACAAGCTGCATAAACCGACAGGGCCGCGAGATGGGGCTGCTCAAAGAGAACGATTCCAACCTCACCGGCGACGATGTGCGCGAAGGACTGGTCGCCGCAATTTCCGTCTTCCTGCCCGAGCCGCAGTTTGAATCCCAAACCAAGGTCCGGCTCAACAACCCCGAGGTTGCCGGGCTGGTGCAGTCGGTGACCAATGCGGCGCTCGCCCAGCACCTGCACGAGAACCCCTCAGACGCCCGCGCGATCGTCGTGCGCAGCATTGAGTCGGCGAGGGCCCGGGTTGCCGCCCAGCGGGCGCGCGACATGGTGCGCCGCAAGGGCGCGTTCGACTCGCTGGCTTTGTCGGGGAAACTGGCCGATTGCCAGGACCGCGATCCCTCGCGGACGGAACTCTTTATCGTCGAGGGCGATTCGGCCGGCGGCAACGCCAAGCAGGGCCGCGACCGGATTTTTCAGGCGGTGCTGCCGTTGCGCGGCAAGATCCTCAACGTCGAGAAGGCGCGCATCGACAAGATGCTCGAAAACCAGGCGATCTGTGACCTAATCGCGGCGATCGGGACCGGCGTGGGCGAGTCTTACGACGCCTCCAAACTGCGCTACCACCGGGTCATCATCATGACCGACGCCGATGTAGACGGCGCCCACATCCGGAGCCTGCTGCTCACGTTCTTCTTCCGGTACATGCCGCAGCTGATCGAAGACGGCCACCTGTTCATCGCCCTGCCGCCGCTGTTTCGAGTAACCCGCGGCCGCAAGACTCGCTACGTCTACAGCGAAGTCGAACGCGACGCGGTGATCGAGGAATTCGGCGGGAAAGTGACTCTTCAGCGCTACAAGGGGCTCGGCGAAATGAACCCCGATCAGCTCTGGGACACCACCATCAACCCGGTCGGACGGACCCTGCTCAAGGTCCGCACCCAGGACTTCGACCTGGCCGAAGACCTGGTTTCGCGATTGATGGGCCCCGAAGTTGCCCCGCGCCAGGAATACATCCTCGAACACGCCCGCGAGGTTCGAAACCTGGACGTCTGA
- a CDS encoding DUF59 domain-containing protein: MSEQTVSRDDVIAVLEGVLDPELHLDIWNLGLVYEVKPDAGKVDIEMTLTSPMCPYGPQLISETQRSVEEMEKVDEVNIEIVWDPPWSMDMMSEDLKFMLGRG; this comes from the coding sequence ATGTCCGAGCAGACCGTATCGCGCGATGATGTGATCGCGGTTCTGGAGGGCGTGCTTGATCCTGAACTGCACCTGGACATTTGGAATCTGGGTCTGGTCTACGAGGTCAAGCCCGACGCGGGCAAGGTCGATATCGAAATGACCCTGACTTCGCCGATGTGCCCCTACGGGCCGCAACTGATCTCCGAAACCCAACGCTCGGTCGAGGAGATGGAAAAGGTCGACGAGGTGAACATTGAAATCGTCTGGGACCCACCCTGGAGCATGGATATGATGAGCGAAGATCTCAAGTTCATGCTGGGCCGCGGTTGA
- a CDS encoding Ldh family oxidoreductase yields MPRYAPDAIQELTRSIFASAGTPADIADFMAYSLVLADLSGHPSHGVIRIPSYLEMIEAGRIVPDGRPELLKESGTTALISGNKGFGHFTGKYATEIAIAKAKSAGVALVGLCEVNHLGRVGQWSEMAVAEGVLAIMAVGGGAGAGAGAPFGGAARALSTNPISAGVPNPAGPAIVMDFATTSTAEGKVRVARDKGAQLPPGQILDKDGNPSTNPADFYAGGMMVPAAAHKGYGLALLVEALGSAVTGTYASASGLLMGGSIIAVDPGALVGAETYGEGVRQLVARMHGTPPAGGFDQVLVPGEPECMNRANNRAAGIEIADATAANIRDAAAGLGVAAGPLA; encoded by the coding sequence ATGCCCCGCTACGCCCCTGACGCGATCCAGGAACTGACCCGGTCGATCTTTGCCAGCGCCGGAACCCCGGCCGACATAGCCGATTTCATGGCTTATTCGCTGGTCCTGGCCGACTTGTCCGGCCACCCATCGCACGGCGTAATCCGGATCCCGTCATACCTTGAGATGATCGAGGCCGGGCGAATTGTGCCGGACGGTCGGCCGGAATTGCTCAAGGAGTCGGGCACGACCGCCCTCATCAGTGGCAACAAGGGATTCGGGCACTTCACCGGCAAATACGCGACCGAGATCGCGATCGCCAAGGCGAAGTCCGCCGGAGTCGCCCTGGTCGGCTTGTGCGAGGTAAACCATCTGGGTCGGGTCGGCCAGTGGTCGGAAATGGCCGTCGCGGAAGGGGTGTTGGCCATCATGGCAGTGGGCGGCGGCGCCGGGGCCGGGGCCGGGGCGCCGTTCGGCGGCGCGGCGCGCGCGCTGTCAACCAACCCGATTTCGGCCGGAGTCCCCAACCCGGCGGGACCCGCGATCGTCATGGATTTCGCGACCACCTCGACCGCCGAAGGCAAGGTCAGGGTCGCCCGCGACAAAGGGGCCCAGCTGCCACCCGGTCAGATCCTTGACAAAGACGGCAATCCGTCGACCAATCCAGCCGACTTCTACGCCGGCGGGATGATGGTGCCAGCGGCCGCCCACAAGGGCTACGGACTGGCGCTTCTGGTCGAAGCGCTGGGTTCAGCCGTGACCGGCACCTACGCGTCGGCATCGGGCCTGCTGATGGGCGGCAGCATCATCGCCGTCGATCCCGGGGCCCTGGTCGGTGCCGAAACCTACGGAGAAGGGGTCCGCCAACTGGTCGCGCGGATGCACGGTACGCCCCCGGCGGGTGGATTCGATCAAGTCCTGGTGCCCGGCGAACCGGAATGCATGAACCGCGCCAACAACCGCGCGGCCGGAATAGAAATCGCCGACGCCACGGCGGCCAACATCCGCGACGCCGCCGCCGGCCTGGGCGTGGCCGCAGGACCGCTGGCATAA